Part of the Cellulomonas hominis genome, AGCGGTACGGCGGGTTCATCCCGGGCATCCGCGCGGGCCGCCCGACGGCCGAGTACCTGGACTACGTGATCACCCGCATCACCGCGCCCGGGTCCATCTACCTCGCGCTGGTCGCGCTGATCCCGACCATCGCGTTCATCGTGCTCGGGGTCGGGACGAACATCCCGTTCGGCGGCTCGTCGATCCTCATCGTCGTGGGCGTCGGCCTCGAGACCGTGAAGCAGATCGAGTCGCAGCTGCAGCAGCGGCACTACGAAGGGTTCCTCCGATGAGCGCTCGCCTCGTCCTCCTCGGTCCTCCCGGGGCCGGCAAGGGCACCCAGGCGGTCCGCCTGGCCGAGCACCTGGGCGTCCCGGCCATCTCGACCGGCGACATCTTCCGCGCCAACATCAAGGGCGGCACCGAGCTCGGCCGCACCGCGCAGGAGTACACCGCGCGCGGCGAGCTGGTCCCGGACTCCGTCACCAACGCGATGGTCCGCGACCGCCTGGCGCAGGCCGACGCCGCGGGGGGCTTCCTGCTCGACGGCTACCCGCGCAACGTGGCCCAGGTCGCGGAGCTGGACGCGATCCTCGCGGACGCCGGCCTCGCGCTGGACGCGGCGCTGGAGATCACCGCCGACGCCGACGTGGTCGTGGAGCGCCTGCTGAAGCGCGCCGAGATCGAGGGCCGCGCGGACGACACGGAGCCGGTCATCCGGCACCGCCTGGACGTGTACGCCGAGCAGACCGCGCCCATCTCGGGCGTGTACGCCGACCGGGACCTGCTCGTGCAGGTCGACGGCATCGGCCAGGTCGACGAGGTGACCGAGCGGCTGCTGGCGGCCCTCGCGTCCCGCGTCGGCTGACCGCCGGGGGACACCGTGTTCGGTCGTGACCGGATCGAGCTGAAGACGCCGGAGCAGGTGCTGCTGATGCGGCGCGCGGGCCTGGTCGTCGCCGACGCCCTCGCCGCCGCGTCCGCCGCGGCCCGCCCGGGCGCCACCACGGCGGACCTGGACGCCGTCGCGGCCGCGGTGATCGCGGACGCCGGCGCGCAGCCGTCGTTCCTCGGGTACCACGACTACCCCGCGACGATCTGCGTCTCCGTGAACGACGAGGTCGTGCACGGCATCCCCTCCGGCCGGGTGCTGGAGCCGGGCGACGTCGTGTCGATCGACTGCGGCGCGATCGTCGACGGCTGGCACGGCGACTCGGCGCTCACCCTGGTGCTGCCCGAGGCCGACCCGGCCGACCTGGCCCTGTCCGCCGTGACCGAGAAGGCCATGTGGGACGGCATCGCCGCCCTGGCGTCCGGCGACGGCATCGCCGACCGGCTGGGCGTCGTGGGGGAGGCCGTCGAGCAGGCGGTCGAGGACGCGGGTGCGGAGGCCAACGGCGGCGTGCCGTTCGGCATCGTGCAGGACTACGTCGGGCACGGCATCGGCTCCGCGATGCACCAGCCGCCGGACGTGCTGAACTACCGGACCCGCGACCGCGGTCCGCGGCTCCGCCCGGGCATGTGCCTCGCGGTCGAGCCGATGATCACCCGCGGCAGCGCGGGGACCGAGGTGCTCGAGGACGACTGGACCGTGGTGACGGTCGACGCGTCGCGCGCCGCGCACTGGGAGCACTCGGTGGCGCTGCACGAGGGCGGCATCTGGGTGCTCACGGCGGCCGACGGCGGGGCGGCGGAGCTGGCCGCGCGCGGGGTGACGGTCGCGCCGCTCGGCTGACTGGACGGATGCCCGCCTCGGCCGGGTGACGTTCGGGGGAGCGAGCGCGGAAGCGCCACCGAGCGGGTGAAACCACGCTTCCGCCGGGGTGGTACCACCTACGACAAAGCGGACATAGGGGTCATGTAGCCCAAATCACGTCGAACCGGATTCATGTCGTGTCATGTGACTGCCGAATGAGGGACGTCCCCCCACGCTTGCGAGCGTGGGACCGCGCGAGTCCCCCGGAACGACCTTCCTGCACCGCCTCCGGCGGCCGGCCGTCCTGGCCGCCGTCGGCGCTCTCCTCGGCCCCCTCGTCATCGGTTCCGGCGCGGGTACGGCCGTCGCCGACCCCGGTGACCCGCTGCTCGCCGTCGGCTCGTTCGCGGTGACCGAGGGCGCGTCCGCCGCGACCGGAACCGCCGACGCCGACGGCGCGTACGCCTCCGACCTGGCGTACGACGGGCGGGCGAGCTCGGACGGCGTGGTCGTCGAGGCCGAGGCGAGCTTCGCCTGCGCCAGCGAGACCGACCACTGCGAGGATGCCGAGGCGCTCGTCCCGCTCGCGCAGATGACGCTGGCCGAGCCGGTCGAGCTCAACGGGCTCGAGGCCACGCCCCAGGTGGAGTACTTCGCCGACGCCGCGGGCACCGTGCCGGCCGCGCAGGCGGCGGGGCGGCCGCGTTCCGGCTGACGTTCCGCGAGCCGACGGATGGCGCACCGGGACTGCGCGCAGGGACGACCGGCTGGCTGAGCCTTCGGGCGGTCCTGGGTGCGGTCCGCCGGCGGCCGGCCACGGTCCGGTAGCCGGCGACGGGCGCCGCCCGGTCTCCCCTGCGGGGCCGGGCACGCGCTCACGTCGCGCGTGCCCGGCCGTCCCGCAGGCGCAGGGCGAACATCTGGCGGTGGTAGGCGGCCTGGCCGGCGAACCGCAGGGTCGGCATGTCCGGGGGCGACCCGGGACGCCGGAGCCGGCGGAGGCGCGCCTGCGCGCCGCGGACCAGCGCCTTGCCGAGCGGCACGAGGGTCGCCGGTCGCTCGCCGCGGTGCCGGTGCGCCAGCCACGCCTCGCTCCGGCCGTACCCGCGGGCGAGCGCCAGCAGCCGGGGGGCGCGCAGGCGGTCCGGGTCGAAGTGGTGCTCCACCTGCGCGCCGGGCACGGTCCGCTCGCGGAACCCGGCCGCCAGCACGTCGCCGCGGAACCCCGTGTCGTCCCCGCCGGGCAGCGCCGCGGTCCCGAGCGCCTCGTCGAACGGCACGGCGGCGAGCACGCGGGCGGCCGCGCCCATGTTCGCGCCGACGAACTCGCGCCCCGCGACCGGCGGCTCGGGGACGTAGGCGTAGAAGTCCGCCGCGATGTCGGGCGTCAGCCAGGCGGGGCGCAGGGCCGGCGCCAGGGCGACCGCCCCGGACACCAGGTCCGCCTCGCCCGCGAGCAGGGGAGCGCCGAGGGTGCGCACCCAGTGCGGCGGCACGCGCACGTCGTCGTCGGTGAACAGCACGGCCCGCCCGGCGGCCGCCCGGGCGCCGGCGTTCCGGGCCCGGCCCAGCCCCGGCTCGGCGACGGCGACGACCCGGACCCGGGGGTCCCGCGCCGCGGCGTCGTCGAGCACCGCCCGGGTGCCGTCGGCGGAGGCGCTGTCCACGAGCACCAGCTCGCCCGGCACGCCGTGCGCCGCGGCGTCGTCGAGCGCGGCGCGGACGGACCCGATCGTCGGGCCGATGCGCCCGGCGCCGTCGCGGGTGCAGACGACGACGGACACGGCGGGCCGGCCGAGGGCCCCGGGCCCCTCGGGTGCGGGGCCGCGCTGCTCGGGTGCGGTCACGGTGGTCGTCCTCCCGTCGCCCTGCGCCCGTCGGCTCGAGCGAGTGCGACGCTACGCCCGTGCGGGTGACGGCGTCACCCGCACGGGCGGGGGCGCCGGGTGCGGGCACCCACGCGGCGCGTCCGCTTGACGGTCGCGCCGGCCCCGCCCTCGCCGGTCCGCGGCACTGCCGTGGATGGCGTATGATGTTTCGTTGGGTGTGCGCCCTGTCGCTGTCGCGCGTCCCGTCCGAACCCGACCGCCTCGTGCGGGTCGTGCTCGCGCGGGCGTCGGCGGACCCGGGAGCCCGCCCGCCGCACCAGACGCCCGCCGGCACCGCCGGGGGACGCCGGGCGCGGGGAACGGTAGTCCAGGACGACAGTTAGCGGAGGACATGGCGAAGAAGGACGGTGTCATCGAGATCGA contains:
- the map gene encoding type I methionyl aminopeptidase; the encoded protein is MFGRDRIELKTPEQVLLMRRAGLVVADALAAASAAARPGATTADLDAVAAAVIADAGAQPSFLGYHDYPATICVSVNDEVVHGIPSGRVLEPGDVVSIDCGAIVDGWHGDSALTLVLPEADPADLALSAVTEKAMWDGIAALASGDGIADRLGVVGEAVEQAVEDAGAEANGGVPFGIVQDYVGHGIGSAMHQPPDVLNYRTRDRGPRLRPGMCLAVEPMITRGSAGTEVLEDDWTVVTVDASRAAHWEHSVALHEGGIWVLTAADGGAAELAARGVTVAPLG
- a CDS encoding adenylate kinase translates to MSARLVLLGPPGAGKGTQAVRLAEHLGVPAISTGDIFRANIKGGTELGRTAQEYTARGELVPDSVTNAMVRDRLAQADAAGGFLLDGYPRNVAQVAELDAILADAGLALDAALEITADADVVVERLLKRAEIEGRADDTEPVIRHRLDVYAEQTAPISGVYADRDLLVQVDGIGQVDEVTERLLAALASRVG
- a CDS encoding glycosyltransferase family 2 protein, translated to MTAPEQRGPAPEGPGALGRPAVSVVVCTRDGAGRIGPTIGSVRAALDDAAAHGVPGELVLVDSASADGTRAVLDDAAARDPRVRVVAVAEPGLGRARNAGARAAAGRAVLFTDDDVRVPPHWVRTLGAPLLAGEADLVSGAVALAPALRPAWLTPDIAADFYAYVPEPPVAGREFVGANMGAAARVLAAVPFDEALGTAALPGGDDTGFRGDVLAAGFRERTVPGAQVEHHFDPDRLRAPRLLALARGYGRSEAWLAHRHRGERPATLVPLGKALVRGAQARLRRLRRPGSPPDMPTLRFAGQAAYHRQMFALRLRDGRARAT